In Kitasatospora sp. NBC_00240, the following are encoded in one genomic region:
- a CDS encoding folylpolyglutamate synthase/dihydrofolate synthase family protein, with protein sequence MRPDGAEPADALRDVEQELAKRWPENKLEPSLDRIEALMDILGQPQRAFPSIHITGTNGKTSTARMVEQLLNTFELRTGRYTSPHVESVTERISLDGSPISVERFVETYRDIEPYVRMVDEGQPVAMSFFEVLTGMAYAAFADTPVDVAVVEVGMGGSWDATNVIDAAVSVITPISLDHTDKLGSTTGEIAVEKSGIVKPGAIAVVAQQPLDAARTILERAVEVDATVAREGMEFGVRHREVAIGGQLITLRGLGGEDYEDIFIPLHGEHQAQNASLALAAVEAFFGVGGARGGKLDVDKVRQAFSGVSSPGRLEVVRRSPTILLDAAHNPAGAEATVAAISESFGFTKLVGVIGTSGDKDVSGLLSAFEPLLSEVVVTQNSTHRRMPVDELAAVAVEIFGEDRVQVEPRLDEAIDAAVTLAEEEGDLGGCGVLVTGSVITVGEARLLLGRK encoded by the coding sequence ATCCGCCCCGACGGCGCCGAGCCCGCGGACGCCCTGCGGGACGTCGAGCAGGAACTCGCCAAGCGCTGGCCGGAGAACAAGCTGGAGCCCTCGCTCGACCGGATCGAAGCGCTGATGGACATCCTCGGCCAGCCCCAGCGGGCCTTCCCGTCGATCCACATCACCGGCACCAACGGCAAGACCTCCACCGCCCGGATGGTCGAGCAGCTGCTCAACACCTTCGAGCTGCGCACCGGCCGCTACACCAGCCCGCACGTGGAGTCCGTCACGGAGCGGATCAGCCTGGACGGCAGCCCGATCAGCGTCGAGCGCTTCGTCGAGACCTACCGCGACATCGAGCCGTACGTGCGGATGGTCGACGAGGGCCAGCCGGTGGCGATGTCCTTCTTCGAGGTGCTGACCGGCATGGCGTACGCCGCCTTCGCCGACACCCCGGTGGACGTCGCGGTGGTCGAGGTCGGCATGGGCGGCTCCTGGGACGCCACCAACGTGATCGACGCGGCCGTCTCGGTGATCACCCCGATCTCGCTCGACCACACCGACAAGCTCGGCTCCACCACCGGCGAGATCGCCGTCGAGAAGTCCGGGATCGTCAAGCCGGGGGCGATCGCGGTGGTCGCCCAGCAGCCGCTGGACGCCGCCCGGACGATCCTCGAGCGCGCCGTCGAGGTCGACGCCACGGTGGCCCGCGAGGGCATGGAGTTCGGCGTGCGCCACCGCGAGGTGGCCATCGGCGGTCAGCTGATCACGCTGCGCGGGCTCGGCGGCGAGGACTACGAGGACATCTTCATCCCGCTGCACGGGGAGCACCAGGCCCAGAACGCCTCGCTGGCGCTGGCCGCCGTGGAGGCCTTCTTCGGCGTCGGTGGCGCCCGCGGCGGCAAGCTCGACGTCGACAAGGTCCGCCAGGCCTTCTCCGGCGTCAGCTCGCCCGGCCGCCTGGAGGTCGTCCGGCGCAGCCCCACGATCCTGCTGGACGCGGCGCACAACCCGGCCGGCGCCGAGGCGACGGTCGCCGCGATCAGCGAGTCCTTCGGCTTCACCAAACTGGTCGGCGTGATCGGCACCAGCGGGGACAAGGACGTCTCGGGTCTGCTCTCGGCCTTCGAGCCGCTGCTCTCCGAGGTCGTCGTCACCCAGAACTCGACCCACCGCCGGATGCCGGTCGACGAGCTGGCCGCCGTCGCGGTCGAGATCTTCGGCGAGGACCGGGTGCAGGTCGAGCCGCGGCTGGACGAGGCCATCGACGCCGCCGTCACCCTGGCGGAGGAGGAGGGTGACCTCGGCGGCTGCGGCGTGCTGGTCACCGGTTCGGTCATCACGGTGGGCGAGGCGCGCCTGCTGCTCGGAAGGAAGTGA
- a CDS encoding DUF4233 domain-containing protein codes for MRTLCSSTLIGEVLLIMFAGLVATRLTDVSGATVWTVSAVAMVLCVLLCGMITRPGAVAVGWGLQIGLIASGFLLPTMFGLGLVFAGLWWCSVHYGRKIDEIKAAREAQSAQPAVVA; via the coding sequence ATGAGGACGCTCTGTTCCTCGACCCTGATCGGCGAGGTGCTGCTGATCATGTTCGCCGGGCTGGTGGCCACCCGGCTCACCGACGTCTCCGGCGCCACCGTCTGGACGGTCAGCGCCGTCGCGATGGTGCTCTGCGTACTGCTCTGCGGCATGATCACCCGCCCCGGCGCGGTGGCGGTCGGCTGGGGGCTGCAGATCGGCCTGATCGCCAGCGGCTTCCTGCTGCCGACGATGTTCGGCCTCGGCCTGGTCTTCGCCGGCCTGTGGTGGTGCTCGGTGCACTACGGCCGGAAGATCGACGAGATCAAGGCCGCCCGGGAGGCGCAGAGTGCCCAGCCGGCGGTAGTAGCCTGA
- the ndk gene encoding nucleoside-diphosphate kinase — translation MSQRTLVLLKPDAVKRGLAGEIISRIERKAGWQLAAVELRTFDRATLEQHYAEHVGRPFYEPLLDFMTSGPSIALIVEGENVVPGIRALAGATDPLQAGPGTIRGDFATITRENLIHASDSETSAEREIKIFFPSHA, via the coding sequence GTGTCCCAGCGCACTCTCGTCCTGCTCAAGCCCGACGCCGTCAAGCGCGGCCTGGCCGGCGAGATCATCAGCCGTATCGAGCGCAAGGCCGGCTGGCAGCTCGCCGCGGTCGAACTGCGGACCTTCGACCGGGCGACGCTGGAGCAGCACTACGCGGAGCACGTCGGCCGCCCGTTCTACGAGCCGCTGCTCGACTTCATGACCTCCGGCCCGTCGATCGCGCTGATCGTCGAGGGCGAGAACGTCGTTCCGGGCATCCGCGCGCTGGCCGGTGCGACCGATCCGCTGCAGGCCGGGCCGGGCACGATCCGCGGTGACTTCGCCACCATCACCCGCGAGAACCTGATCCACGCCTCCGACTCGGAGACCTCCGCGGAGCGCGAGATCAAGATCTTCTTCCCCTCGCACGCGTGA
- a CDS encoding rod shape-determining protein, with translation MSFIGRDMAIDLGTANTLVYVRGKGIVLNEPSVVAVNTNTGGILAVGSEAKKMIGRTPGNIVAIRPLKDGVIADFEITERMLRYFILKIHRRRYLARPRVVVCVPSGITGVERRAVIEASSQAGARQVHIIEEPMAAAIGAGLPVHEATGNMVVDIGGGTTEVAVISLGGIVTAQSIRVAGDELDNAIVQHIKKEYSLLLGERSAEQIKMSIGSAFALEGEKDEHAEIRGRDLVSGLPKTVVISAAEVREAIDEPVNSIIDAVKTTLDQCPPELAGDVMDRGIVLTGGGALLRGLDERLRRETGMPIHIAENPLDSVALGSGKCVEEFEALQQVLDAQPRR, from the coding sequence CTGTCGTTCATCGGCCGTGACATGGCGATCGACCTCGGCACTGCCAACACGCTGGTGTACGTCAGGGGCAAGGGGATCGTCCTCAACGAGCCGTCCGTGGTCGCGGTGAACACCAACACCGGCGGCATCCTCGCGGTCGGCTCCGAGGCCAAGAAGATGATCGGCCGGACCCCCGGCAACATCGTCGCCATCCGCCCGCTCAAGGACGGCGTGATCGCCGACTTCGAGATCACCGAGCGGATGCTCCGCTACTTCATCCTGAAGATCCACCGCCGCCGCTACCTGGCCCGCCCCCGCGTCGTGGTCTGCGTGCCCTCCGGCATCACGGGGGTCGAGCGCCGCGCCGTGATCGAGGCCAGCTCGCAGGCCGGCGCGCGCCAGGTGCACATCATCGAGGAGCCGATGGCGGCCGCGATCGGCGCGGGCCTGCCCGTGCACGAGGCCACCGGCAACATGGTCGTCGACATCGGCGGCGGCACCACCGAGGTCGCGGTGATCTCGCTCGGCGGCATCGTCACGGCCCAGTCGATCCGGGTGGCCGGCGACGAGCTCGACAACGCGATCGTGCAGCACATCAAGAAGGAGTACTCGCTCCTGCTCGGTGAGCGCAGCGCCGAGCAGATCAAGATGAGCATCGGCTCCGCCTTCGCGCTGGAGGGCGAGAAGGACGAGCACGCCGAGATCCGCGGCCGGGACCTGGTCAGCGGCCTGCCCAAGACCGTGGTGATCTCCGCGGCCGAGGTGCGCGAGGCCATCGACGAGCCGGTGAACTCCATCATCGACGCCGTCAAGACCACCCTGGACCAGTGCCCGCCGGAGCTCGCCGGCGACGTGATGGACCGTGGCATCGTGCTGACCGGCGGCGGCGCCCTGCTGCGCGGCCTGGACGAGCGGCTGCGCCGGGAGACCGGCATGCCGATCCACATCGCCGAGAACCCGCTCGACTCGGTCGCGCTCGGCTCCGGCAAGTGCGTCGAGGAGTTCGAGGCGCTCCAGCAGGTGCTGGACGCCCAGCCGCGGCGCTGA
- the mreC gene encoding rod shape-determining protein MreC gives MRDTRESRLLLILLVAVAFALITVDIKGGESSPLGGARRAAAGLLGPVERGAASAVDPVADTVRAFREAATHNGRIDQLNQDNTELRQKLASSDAAAGRTKQLDDMLRTAGAGGYTVKAAQVIAIGPAQGFSWTITVDAGSDDGLTRDMTVINGQGLVGRITTVAPTTATVLLASDPGFSAGARLEGSGEIGFASGQGTGPMKVSLLNGRAQVKEGDRMVTFGSQSGRPFVPGVPIGKVVEVEATPGQLTKTVMVEPYVQFTRLDLVGVVVVPPRTDPRDAVLPPAGAPAAQAPAAPAAPAAAAPPASPTGGN, from the coding sequence GTGAGGGACACACGAGAGAGCCGCTTGTTGCTCATCCTGCTGGTGGCTGTCGCCTTCGCCCTGATCACCGTGGACATCAAGGGCGGCGAGAGCTCCCCGCTCGGCGGTGCCCGGCGGGCCGCCGCGGGTCTCCTCGGACCGGTCGAGCGGGGCGCCGCCTCGGCGGTCGACCCGGTCGCGGACACCGTCCGCGCGTTCCGCGAGGCCGCCACCCACAACGGCCGGATCGACCAGCTCAACCAGGACAACACCGAGCTGCGGCAGAAGCTGGCCTCCTCCGACGCCGCCGCCGGGCGCACCAAGCAGCTCGACGACATGCTCAGGACGGCCGGCGCCGGCGGCTACACCGTCAAGGCCGCCCAGGTGATCGCGATCGGCCCCGCCCAGGGCTTCTCCTGGACCATCACCGTCGACGCCGGCAGCGACGACGGACTGACCCGCGACATGACCGTCATCAACGGCCAGGGCCTGGTCGGCCGGATCACCACGGTCGCGCCGACCACCGCCACCGTGCTGCTCGCCTCCGACCCCGGCTTCAGCGCCGGCGCCCGGCTGGAGGGCAGCGGCGAGATCGGCTTCGCCTCCGGCCAGGGCACCGGGCCGATGAAGGTCTCGCTGCTCAACGGCCGGGCCCAGGTCAAGGAGGGCGACCGGATGGTCACCTTCGGGTCGCAGAGCGGGCGCCCCTTCGTGCCCGGCGTGCCGATCGGCAAGGTGGTGGAGGTCGAGGCGACCCCCGGCCAGCTCACCAAGACCGTCATGGTCGAGCCGTACGTGCAGTTCACCCGGCTCGACCTGGTCGGCGTGGTGGTGGTGCCGCCGCGTACCGACCCCCGCGACGCCGTCCTGCCGCCGGCCGGTGCCCCGGCCGCCCAGGCCCCCGCCGCGCCCGCGGCCCCGGCGGCCGCCGCTCCGCCCGCCAGTCCCACAGGGGGGAACTGA
- the mreD gene encoding rod shape-determining protein MreD: MRLTRIPVSAVLILLGLVLQVSVLGRLQLPGATPDVLLLVVIGLAMVYGPTGGCLVGFAAGLLADLAPPSDHAIGRYALVLCLMGYAAGLLRGEHGRQRSVGGALLVVAGAAAVSTLLYAMVGALVGDTAARHVGLAGLVISALLYDLLLAPFVVPVVMLVARRFEHDPVAAANGDSAGSGGNLGTLARYRTTREASAGPGYGRKKRGLGLAKRP, encoded by the coding sequence ATGCGTCTCACCCGGATCCCGGTCTCCGCCGTCCTGATCCTGCTCGGCCTCGTCCTCCAGGTCAGCGTCCTCGGCCGGCTCCAACTGCCCGGTGCCACCCCCGACGTCCTGCTGCTCGTCGTGATCGGCCTCGCCATGGTCTACGGGCCGACCGGCGGCTGCCTGGTCGGCTTCGCGGCCGGCCTGCTGGCCGACCTCGCCCCGCCGTCCGACCACGCGATCGGCCGCTACGCGCTCGTCCTGTGCCTGATGGGGTACGCCGCCGGACTGCTCCGCGGTGAGCACGGCCGCCAGCGCTCGGTGGGTGGCGCGCTGCTCGTGGTCGCCGGCGCCGCGGCGGTCTCCACCCTGCTGTACGCGATGGTCGGCGCCCTGGTCGGCGACACCGCCGCCCGGCACGTCGGCCTGGCCGGCCTGGTGATCAGCGCCCTGCTGTACGACCTGCTGCTGGCGCCGTTCGTGGTGCCGGTGGTGATGCTGGTCGCCCGGCGCTTCGAGCACGACCCGGTGGCCGCCGCGAACGGCGACAGCGCCGGCAGCGGCGGGAACCTGGGCACCCTGGCCCGCTACCGCACCACCCGGGAGGCCTCGGCCGGCCCCGGGTACGGCCGGAAGAAGCGCGGCCTGGGCCTGGCCAAGCGCCCGTAG